In Salmo trutta chromosome 28, fSalTru1.1, whole genome shotgun sequence, one DNA window encodes the following:
- the plod1a gene encoding procollagen-lysine,2-oxoglutarate 5-dioxygenase 1 isoform X1 — MRAFSLLILAWMSLLVVLPVIRCKDQRELSEGNLLVVTVATKETDGFRRFMRSARHFNYTIKVLGRGEPWKGGDYMTTPGGGQKVRLLKAGLQEIKEEDKVVLFIDSYDVVFASGPKELLKKFQQTRHKVVFSAETLIWPDRHLEDKHPHFREGKRFLGSGGFIGYVRNLKEMVADWTGEDNDSDQLFFTKIYINPEKRKSINITLDNRCRMFQNLHGSLDEVVLKFEDGQVRARNVLYDTLPVVVHGNGPTKLQINYLSNYIPTVWTFETGCSVCLEDLRPLLGLKESEYPLVVIGIFIQQPTPFVSVFFESLLKLEYPKNRLKLFIYNQEQHHEVEVSSFLKDHGKEYQDVKVIGPEENMDRVASRNLGLDMCRQDKDCEYFFSMDIEVVLKNKDTLKILIEQNEPIIAPMITREGRLWTNFWGALSADGYYARSEDYVDIVQGRRVGVWNVPYLAKVYLVKASLLHEELSDNDLFSSGTLDLDMAFCHNARNKGVFMYVTNMHTFGRMLSTENYQMSHLHNDLWQIFENPKDWEERYIHENYTKIMRDKLIETPCPDVYWFPLFSDIGCDHIVQEMENFGQWSGGRNTDTRIQGGYENVPTIDIHMTQINYEKEWQKLLLDYIAPITETMYPGYYTKCISYLNFVVRYKPDEQPLLTPHHDASTFTINVALNSKEIDYQGGGCRFIRYNCSVEAPRKGWALMHPGRLTHYHEGLRTTAGTRYIAVSFVDP, encoded by the exons ATGAGAGCTTTTTCCTTATTAATATTGGCCTGGATGTCCTTGCTTGTGGTTTTACCAGTGATACGTTGTAAAGATCAGCGAGAACTATCCGAAG GCAACCTTTTAGTTGTGACTGTTGCGACCAAAGAGACAGATGGCTTCAGGCGTTTCATGAGGTCTGCCCGGCACTTTAACTACACCATCAAG GTGCTTGGCAGAGGGGAGCCATGGAAAGGTGGGGACTATATGACCACGCCAGGAGGGGGTCAGAAAGTGCGCCTTCTTAAAGCTGGTTTGCAGGAGATAAAGGAGGAAGACAAGGTTGTCCTCTTCATTGACAG CTATGATGTTGTCTTCGCCTCCGGTCCCAAAGAGCTGCTGAAGAAGTTCCAGCAGACAAGGCACAAGGTGGTCTTCTCCGCAGAGACCCTCATCTGGCCCGACAGACATTTGGAGGACAAGCACCCCCACTTCCGAGAGGGAAAGAGGTTCTTGGGCTCGGGGG GATTCATTGGCTATGTTCGTAACCTCAAAGAGATGGTTGCTGACTGGACAGGGGAGGACAATGACAGTGATCAACTTTTCTTCACCAAGATTTATATCAACCCAGAGAAAAGA AAATCCATCAATATAACACTGGACAACAGATGCAGAATGTTTCAGAATCTTCATGGATCCCTTG ATGAGGTGGTGTTGAAGTTTGAGGACGGGCAAGTGCGGGCCAGAAACGTGTTGTATGATACATTACCCGTCGTTGTTCATGGCAACGGGCCCACCAAG cTCCAGATCAACTACTTGAGCAACTACATCCCCACAGTGTGGACGTTTGAGACGGGTTGCAGTGTGTGTCTTGAGGACCTGCGGCCACTCTTAGGACTCAAG GAGAGCGAATACCCACTGGTGGTCATTGGGATCTTCATCCAGCAGCCCACCCCCTTTGTCAGTGTGTTCTTTGAGAGCTTGCTCAAACTGGAATACCCAAAAAACCGACTCAAACTCTTCATCTACAACCAG GAGCAGCACCACGAGGTAGAGGTCAGCTCTTTCCTGAAGGACCATGGGAAAGAGTACCAGGATGTAAAGGTCATCGGGCCCGAGGAGAACATGGACAGGGTGGCTTCCCGCAACCTCGGCCT TGATATGTGCCGACAGGACAAGGACTGTGAGTATTTCTTCAGCATGGATATCGAAGTGGTTCTGAAGAACAAGGACACCCTAAAGATTCTCATCGAGCAAAATGA GCCTATAATTGCACCCATGATAACCCGAGAAGGCCGCCTATGGACCAACTTCTGGGGAGCACTCAGTGCTGATGGTTACTATGCTAGGTCGGAGGACTATGTGGACATTGTGCAAGGACGCAGAGT TGGTGTGTGGAATGTCCCCTACCTGGCCAAGGTGTACCTGGTGAAGGCCAGCCTCCTTCACGAGGAGCTCTCCGACAACGACCTCTTCAGCTCGGGCACCCTGGACCTCGACATGGCCTTCTGTCACAACGCCAGAAACAAA GGAGTCTTCATGTATGTTACGAATATGCACACCTTTGGACGGATGCTGTCGACAGAAAACTACCAGATGAGCCATCTCCACAACGATCTGTGGCAGATCTTTGAAAACCCTAAG GATTGGGAGGAGCGTTACATCCATGAGAACTACACAAAGATAATGAGAGACAAACTGATTGAAACT CCTTGCCCTGATGTATACTGGTTCCCGCTATTCTCTGATATCGGATGTGACCACATTGTTCAAGAAATGGAAAACTTTGGACAGTGGTCAGGTGGCCGAAATACG GACACAAGGATCCAGGGCGGCTATGAGAATGTCCCCACCATTGATATCCACATGACTCAAATCAATTATGAGAAAGAGTGGCAGAAGCTTCTGTTGGATTACATCGCCCCAATCACAGAGACAATGTATCCTGGATACTACACCAAG TGTATCTCTTACCTCAACTTCGTAGTGAGGTACAAACCTGACGAGCAGCCCCTGCTCACCCCTCACCACGATGCATCTACTTTCACTATTAATGTAGCTCTCAACAGCAAAGAAATTGACTATCAG GGTGGGGGATGCAGGTTCATACGGTATAACTGCTCCGTCGAGGCACCCCGCAAAGGCTGGGCCCTCATGCACCCTGGACGGCTCACCCACTATCACGAGGGCCTGCGAACCACTGCAGGCACTCGATACATCGCAGTGTCATTTGTGGACCCCTGA
- the plod1a gene encoding procollagen-lysine,2-oxoglutarate 5-dioxygenase 1 isoform X2, whose product MRAFSLLILAWMSLLVVLPVIRCKDQRELSEGNLLVVTVATKETDGFRRFMRSARHFNYTIKVLGRGEPWKGGDYMTTPGGGQKVRLLKAGLQEIKEEDKVVLFIDSYDVVFASGPKELLKKFQQTRHKVVFSAETLIWPDRHLEDKHPHFREGKRFLGSGGFIGYVRNLKEMVADWTGEDNDSDQLFFTKIYINPEKRKSINITLDNRCRMFQNLHGSLDEVVLKFEDGQVRARNVLYDTLPVVVHGNGPTKLQINYLSNYIPTVWTFETGCSVCLEDLRPLLGLKESEYPLVVIGIFIQQPTPFVSVFFESLLKLEYPKNRLKLFIYNQEQHHEVEVSSFLKDHGKEYQDVKVIGPEENMDRVASRNLGLDMCRQDKDCEYFFSMDIEVVLKNKDTLKILIEQNEPIIAPMITREGRLWTNFWGALSADGYYARSEDYVDIVQGRRVGVWNVPYLAKVYLVKASLLHEELSDNDLFSSGTLDLDMAFCHNARNKGVFMYVTNMHTFGRMLSTENYQMSHLHNDLWQIFENPKDWEERYIHENYTKIMRDKLIETPCPDVYWFPLFSDIGCDHIVQEMENFGQWSGGRNTDTRIQGGYENVPTIDIHMTQINYEKEWQKLLLDYIAPITETMYPGYYTKAQFDLAFVVRYKPDEQPFLRPHHDASTFTINIALNQKVLDYQGGGCRFIRYNCSVEAPRKGWALMHPGRLTHYHEGLRTTAGTRYIAVSFVDP is encoded by the exons ATGAGAGCTTTTTCCTTATTAATATTGGCCTGGATGTCCTTGCTTGTGGTTTTACCAGTGATACGTTGTAAAGATCAGCGAGAACTATCCGAAG GCAACCTTTTAGTTGTGACTGTTGCGACCAAAGAGACAGATGGCTTCAGGCGTTTCATGAGGTCTGCCCGGCACTTTAACTACACCATCAAG GTGCTTGGCAGAGGGGAGCCATGGAAAGGTGGGGACTATATGACCACGCCAGGAGGGGGTCAGAAAGTGCGCCTTCTTAAAGCTGGTTTGCAGGAGATAAAGGAGGAAGACAAGGTTGTCCTCTTCATTGACAG CTATGATGTTGTCTTCGCCTCCGGTCCCAAAGAGCTGCTGAAGAAGTTCCAGCAGACAAGGCACAAGGTGGTCTTCTCCGCAGAGACCCTCATCTGGCCCGACAGACATTTGGAGGACAAGCACCCCCACTTCCGAGAGGGAAAGAGGTTCTTGGGCTCGGGGG GATTCATTGGCTATGTTCGTAACCTCAAAGAGATGGTTGCTGACTGGACAGGGGAGGACAATGACAGTGATCAACTTTTCTTCACCAAGATTTATATCAACCCAGAGAAAAGA AAATCCATCAATATAACACTGGACAACAGATGCAGAATGTTTCAGAATCTTCATGGATCCCTTG ATGAGGTGGTGTTGAAGTTTGAGGACGGGCAAGTGCGGGCCAGAAACGTGTTGTATGATACATTACCCGTCGTTGTTCATGGCAACGGGCCCACCAAG cTCCAGATCAACTACTTGAGCAACTACATCCCCACAGTGTGGACGTTTGAGACGGGTTGCAGTGTGTGTCTTGAGGACCTGCGGCCACTCTTAGGACTCAAG GAGAGCGAATACCCACTGGTGGTCATTGGGATCTTCATCCAGCAGCCCACCCCCTTTGTCAGTGTGTTCTTTGAGAGCTTGCTCAAACTGGAATACCCAAAAAACCGACTCAAACTCTTCATCTACAACCAG GAGCAGCACCACGAGGTAGAGGTCAGCTCTTTCCTGAAGGACCATGGGAAAGAGTACCAGGATGTAAAGGTCATCGGGCCCGAGGAGAACATGGACAGGGTGGCTTCCCGCAACCTCGGCCT TGATATGTGCCGACAGGACAAGGACTGTGAGTATTTCTTCAGCATGGATATCGAAGTGGTTCTGAAGAACAAGGACACCCTAAAGATTCTCATCGAGCAAAATGA GCCTATAATTGCACCCATGATAACCCGAGAAGGCCGCCTATGGACCAACTTCTGGGGAGCACTCAGTGCTGATGGTTACTATGCTAGGTCGGAGGACTATGTGGACATTGTGCAAGGACGCAGAGT TGGTGTGTGGAATGTCCCCTACCTGGCCAAGGTGTACCTGGTGAAGGCCAGCCTCCTTCACGAGGAGCTCTCCGACAACGACCTCTTCAGCTCGGGCACCCTGGACCTCGACATGGCCTTCTGTCACAACGCCAGAAACAAA GGAGTCTTCATGTATGTTACGAATATGCACACCTTTGGACGGATGCTGTCGACAGAAAACTACCAGATGAGCCATCTCCACAACGATCTGTGGCAGATCTTTGAAAACCCTAAG GATTGGGAGGAGCGTTACATCCATGAGAACTACACAAAGATAATGAGAGACAAACTGATTGAAACT CCTTGCCCTGATGTATACTGGTTCCCGCTATTCTCTGATATCGGATGTGACCACATTGTTCAAGAAATGGAAAACTTTGGACAGTGGTCAGGTGGCCGAAATACG GACACAAGGATCCAGGGCGGCTATGAGAATGTCCCCACCATTGATATCCACATGACTCAAATCAATTATGAGAAAGAGTGGCAGAAGCTTCTGTTGGATTACATCGCCCCAATCACAGAGACAATGTATCCTGGATACTACACCAAG GCTCAGTTTGACTTGGCGTTTGTAGTTAGATATAAGCCAGACGAGCAGCCCTTTTTAAGGCCACACCATGACGCGTCCACATTTACTATAAATATTGCACTCAATCAAAAAGTGCTTGATTACcag GGTGGGGGATGCAGGTTCATACGGTATAACTGCTCCGTCGAGGCACCCCGCAAAGGCTGGGCCCTCATGCACCCTGGACGGCTCACCCACTATCACGAGGGCCTGCGAACCACTGCAGGCACTCGATACATCGCAGTGTCATTTGTGGACCCCTGA
- the plod1a gene encoding procollagen-lysine,2-oxoglutarate 5-dioxygenase 1 isoform X3, with the protein MRSARHFNYTIKVLGRGEPWKGGDYMTTPGGGQKVRLLKAGLQEIKEEDKVVLFIDSYDVVFASGPKELLKKFQQTRHKVVFSAETLIWPDRHLEDKHPHFREGKRFLGSGGFIGYVRNLKEMVADWTGEDNDSDQLFFTKIYINPEKRKSINITLDNRCRMFQNLHGSLDEVVLKFEDGQVRARNVLYDTLPVVVHGNGPTKLQINYLSNYIPTVWTFETGCSVCLEDLRPLLGLKESEYPLVVIGIFIQQPTPFVSVFFESLLKLEYPKNRLKLFIYNQEQHHEVEVSSFLKDHGKEYQDVKVIGPEENMDRVASRNLGLDMCRQDKDCEYFFSMDIEVVLKNKDTLKILIEQNEPIIAPMITREGRLWTNFWGALSADGYYARSEDYVDIVQGRRVGVWNVPYLAKVYLVKASLLHEELSDNDLFSSGTLDLDMAFCHNARNKGVFMYVTNMHTFGRMLSTENYQMSHLHNDLWQIFENPKDWEERYIHENYTKIMRDKLIETPCPDVYWFPLFSDIGCDHIVQEMENFGQWSGGRNTDTRIQGGYENVPTIDIHMTQINYEKEWQKLLLDYIAPITETMYPGYYTKCISYLNFVVRYKPDEQPLLTPHHDASTFTINVALNSKEIDYQGGGCRFIRYNCSVEAPRKGWALMHPGRLTHYHEGLRTTAGTRYIAVSFVDP; encoded by the exons ATGAGGTCTGCCCGGCACTTTAACTACACCATCAAG GTGCTTGGCAGAGGGGAGCCATGGAAAGGTGGGGACTATATGACCACGCCAGGAGGGGGTCAGAAAGTGCGCCTTCTTAAAGCTGGTTTGCAGGAGATAAAGGAGGAAGACAAGGTTGTCCTCTTCATTGACAG CTATGATGTTGTCTTCGCCTCCGGTCCCAAAGAGCTGCTGAAGAAGTTCCAGCAGACAAGGCACAAGGTGGTCTTCTCCGCAGAGACCCTCATCTGGCCCGACAGACATTTGGAGGACAAGCACCCCCACTTCCGAGAGGGAAAGAGGTTCTTGGGCTCGGGGG GATTCATTGGCTATGTTCGTAACCTCAAAGAGATGGTTGCTGACTGGACAGGGGAGGACAATGACAGTGATCAACTTTTCTTCACCAAGATTTATATCAACCCAGAGAAAAGA AAATCCATCAATATAACACTGGACAACAGATGCAGAATGTTTCAGAATCTTCATGGATCCCTTG ATGAGGTGGTGTTGAAGTTTGAGGACGGGCAAGTGCGGGCCAGAAACGTGTTGTATGATACATTACCCGTCGTTGTTCATGGCAACGGGCCCACCAAG cTCCAGATCAACTACTTGAGCAACTACATCCCCACAGTGTGGACGTTTGAGACGGGTTGCAGTGTGTGTCTTGAGGACCTGCGGCCACTCTTAGGACTCAAG GAGAGCGAATACCCACTGGTGGTCATTGGGATCTTCATCCAGCAGCCCACCCCCTTTGTCAGTGTGTTCTTTGAGAGCTTGCTCAAACTGGAATACCCAAAAAACCGACTCAAACTCTTCATCTACAACCAG GAGCAGCACCACGAGGTAGAGGTCAGCTCTTTCCTGAAGGACCATGGGAAAGAGTACCAGGATGTAAAGGTCATCGGGCCCGAGGAGAACATGGACAGGGTGGCTTCCCGCAACCTCGGCCT TGATATGTGCCGACAGGACAAGGACTGTGAGTATTTCTTCAGCATGGATATCGAAGTGGTTCTGAAGAACAAGGACACCCTAAAGATTCTCATCGAGCAAAATGA GCCTATAATTGCACCCATGATAACCCGAGAAGGCCGCCTATGGACCAACTTCTGGGGAGCACTCAGTGCTGATGGTTACTATGCTAGGTCGGAGGACTATGTGGACATTGTGCAAGGACGCAGAGT TGGTGTGTGGAATGTCCCCTACCTGGCCAAGGTGTACCTGGTGAAGGCCAGCCTCCTTCACGAGGAGCTCTCCGACAACGACCTCTTCAGCTCGGGCACCCTGGACCTCGACATGGCCTTCTGTCACAACGCCAGAAACAAA GGAGTCTTCATGTATGTTACGAATATGCACACCTTTGGACGGATGCTGTCGACAGAAAACTACCAGATGAGCCATCTCCACAACGATCTGTGGCAGATCTTTGAAAACCCTAAG GATTGGGAGGAGCGTTACATCCATGAGAACTACACAAAGATAATGAGAGACAAACTGATTGAAACT CCTTGCCCTGATGTATACTGGTTCCCGCTATTCTCTGATATCGGATGTGACCACATTGTTCAAGAAATGGAAAACTTTGGACAGTGGTCAGGTGGCCGAAATACG GACACAAGGATCCAGGGCGGCTATGAGAATGTCCCCACCATTGATATCCACATGACTCAAATCAATTATGAGAAAGAGTGGCAGAAGCTTCTGTTGGATTACATCGCCCCAATCACAGAGACAATGTATCCTGGATACTACACCAAG TGTATCTCTTACCTCAACTTCGTAGTGAGGTACAAACCTGACGAGCAGCCCCTGCTCACCCCTCACCACGATGCATCTACTTTCACTATTAATGTAGCTCTCAACAGCAAAGAAATTGACTATCAG GGTGGGGGATGCAGGTTCATACGGTATAACTGCTCCGTCGAGGCACCCCGCAAAGGCTGGGCCCTCATGCACCCTGGACGGCTCACCCACTATCACGAGGGCCTGCGAACCACTGCAGGCACTCGATACATCGCAGTGTCATTTGTGGACCCCTGA